Proteins from a single region of Apium graveolens cultivar Ventura chromosome 7, ASM990537v1, whole genome shotgun sequence:
- the LOC141672822 gene encoding pentatricopeptide repeat-containing protein At1g10270-like, producing the protein MTLYRLLLRTLTRTHPLSPHPTLLIPLRTLAFSSAEEAAAERRRRKRRLRIEPPLHALRRDNQTPRPPRDPNAPRLPDTTSSLVGPRLSLHNRVQSLIRAGDLDNASVIARKSVFSNPRPTVFTCNAVVASMHRVKRYKDLIELFDYFFKQSNIVPNVVSYNYLMNAHCDMGNVDLALGVYRHIIENAPFSPSAVSYRHLTKGLVDAGRIGEAVGLLREMLSKGHGADSLVYNNLILGFLELGNLEKANELFDELKERCLVYDGIVTGTFMDWYFKQGKERDAIEAYKYLLSREFRMVPPTCNVLLEVLLRYGRKVEAEALFNKMLDDHTPPTIQAVNSDTFNIMVNECFKEGRISEAYEVFKRVGKGAKSKPFMMDVGGSNNMIMRYCEHDMVDDAEKIFLELCGRSLNPDVTTYRTLIDAYFKAGRVDTALEKYVQMVDKGLRVLPRYADRWFSLLIENGKVRECESLLSIMATREVKPDVSTYDIVIRGLSEQGNFDVILKLVEQMVRVGVGIPSALEQFLTELFGKEGRGEEIDRLVHMRHAPYAEPPQTARLTAGTPHTGRPLPS; encoded by the coding sequence ATGACACTTTACCGCTTACTCCTGCGCACCCTAACCCGCACCCACCCCCTCTCCCCCCACCCCACCCTCTTAATCCCCCTTCGCACACTCGCCTTCTCCTCCGCCGAAGAAGCCGCCGCCGAGCGTCGCCGTCGCAAACGCCGCCTCCGAATTGAACCCCCTCTCCACGCCCTCCGTCGTGACAACCAAACTCCTCGCCCTCCACGTGATCCCAACGCCCCTCGTCTCCCCGACACCACCTCTTCTCTCGTCGGCCCTCGCCTCTCTCTCCATAACCGCGTCCAGTCCCTAATTCGTGCTGGCGATCTCGATAACGCCTCCGTCATTGCCCGTAAATCGGTCTTTTCTAATCCTAGACCTACTGTTTTTACTTGTAATGCTGTTGTTGCTTCTATGCATAGGGTTAAACGATACAAGGATTTAATTGAATTGTTCGATTATTTCTTTAAGCAGTCGAATATTGTTCCTAATGTGGTTAGTTATAATTATTTGATGAATGCGCATTGTGATATGGGAAATGTGGATCTTGCTTTAGGGGTTTATAGACATATTATTGAGAATGCGCCTTTTTCGCCTTCTGCTGTTTCGTATAGGCATTTAACGAAAGGGTTAGTTGATGCGGGACGGATTGGGGAAGCTGTGGGTTTGCTTAGGGAAATGCTTAGTAAAGGGCATGGAGCAGATTCGTTGGtttataataatttaattttgGGGTTTCTTGAGTTGGGGAATTTGGAGAAGGCAAATGAGCTTTTTGATGAGTTAAAGGAGAGGTGTTTGGTTTATGACGGGATTGTGACTGGTACTTTTATGGATTGGTATTTTAAACAAGGGAAGGAGAGGGATGCAATAGAAGCCTATAAGTATTTGTTGAGTAGAGAGTTTAGGATGGTTCCACCTACTTGTAATGTGCTTTTAGAAGTTTTGCTTAGGTATGGGAGGAAGGTTGAAGCCGAGGCTTTGTTTAATAAAATGTTGGATGATCACACTCCGCCTACGATACAGGCTGTGAATTCTGATACTTTTAATATAATGGTTAATGAGTGTTTTAAAGAGGGGAGGATTTCTGAGGCGTATGAGGTGTTTAAGAGAGTGGGTAAGGGTGCCAAGTCGAAGCCTTTTATGATGGATGTTGGAGGGTCTAATAATATGATAATGAGATACTGCGAACATGACATGGTGGATGATGCCGAGAAGATTTTTTTGGAATTATGCGGAAGGTCGTTGAATCCGGATGTTACGACTTATAGAACTTTAATTGATGCGTATTTCAAGGCGGGGAGGGTTGATACTGCTTTGGAAAAATATGTTCAAATGGTGGATAAAGGTTTACGGGTGCTTCCTCGTTACGCTGACAGGTGGTTTTCACTTCTGATTGAAAATGGTAAAGTTAGGGAATGTGAATCCTTATTGAGTATAATGGCAACGAGAGAAGTGAAACCTGATGTCTCGACGTATGATATTGTGATTCGCGGGCTTAGCGAACAGGGGAACTTTGATGTTATTCTCAAGCTCGTTGAACAGATGGTTAGAGTTGGTGTAGGCATTCCTTCAGCACTTGAGCAATTTCTGACTGAGCTTTTTGGCAAAGAAGGGCGAGGCGAAGAGATTGATAGACTTGTACATATGAGACATGCTCCATATGCAGAACCCCCTCAAACAGCCAGACTAACAGCTGGAACACCTCATACAGGCAGACC